The following are from one region of the Prionailurus bengalensis isolate Pbe53 chromosome A2, Fcat_Pben_1.1_paternal_pri, whole genome shotgun sequence genome:
- the PEX11G gene encoding peroxisomal membrane protein 11C isoform X1: MAALSGLASALESYRGRDRLIRTLGYCCQLVGGVLVEQCPARSEVGTRLLTLSSQLSHCRTVLRLFDDMAMFIYTKQYGLGAEEEDIFVRCVSVLGNLADQLYYPCEHIAWAADAKILRVDSARWWTLSTAFWGLSLLLGIARSLWMVLKLRQRLRDPAVAFTSRLPRSKRRALEAQVQSEVLTLLSNLADLANAVHWLPPGVLWASRFPPWLVGLLGTVSSLLSVYQAVRAGDWTEATAP, translated from the exons ATGGCGGCGCTGAGCGGCCTGGCGTCGGCGCTGGAGTCTTACAGGGGCCGCGACCGCCTG ATCCGAACGCTGGGGTACTGTTGCCAACTGGTTGGTGGGGTCCTGGTGGAGCAGTGTCCGGCCAGGTCAGAAGTGGGGACACGACTGCTGACACTGTCCTCCCAACTCAGCCACTGTAGGACTGTCCTGCGACTCTTTGACGACATGGCCATGTTTATCTACACGAAGCAGTATGGCCTGGGGGCAGAG GAGGAAGACATCTTTGTCCGCTGCGTATCTGTCCTGGGCAACCTGGCGGATCAGCTCTACTACCCCTGTGAGCACATCGCCTGGGCTGCCGATGCCAAGATCCTCCGTGTGGACTCTGCCCGGTGGTGGACACTGAGCACGGCCTTCTGGGGCCTCTCCCTGCTGCTGGGCATCGCCAG GTCATTGTGGATGGTCCTGAAACTGAGACAGAGGCTGAGGGACCCCGCGGTGGCCTTTACCAG cCGGCTGCCGCGGAGCAAGAGGAGGGCCTTGGAGGCCCAGGTTCAGTCGGAGGTGCTGACTCTCCTGAGCAACCTGGCCGATCTGGCCAACGCCGTGCACTGGCTGCCTCCGGGCGTCCTGTGGGCCAGCCGCTTCCCCCCGTGGCTGGTGGGCCTCCTGGGCACCGTCTCCTCCCTCCTCAGTGTGTACCAGGCCGTCCGGGCTGGTGACTGGACCGAGGCCACCGCCCCCTGA
- the PEX11G gene encoding peroxisomal membrane protein 11C isoform X2, whose product MAMFIYTKQYGLGAEEEDIFVRCVSVLGNLADQLYYPCEHIAWAADAKILRVDSARWWTLSTAFWGLSLLLGIARSLWMVLKLRQRLRDPAVAFTSRLPRSKRRALEAQVQSEVLTLLSNLADLANAVHWLPPGVLWASRFPPWLVGLLGTVSSLLSVYQAVRAGDWTEATAP is encoded by the exons ATGGCCATGTTTATCTACACGAAGCAGTATGGCCTGGGGGCAGAG GAGGAAGACATCTTTGTCCGCTGCGTATCTGTCCTGGGCAACCTGGCGGATCAGCTCTACTACCCCTGTGAGCACATCGCCTGGGCTGCCGATGCCAAGATCCTCCGTGTGGACTCTGCCCGGTGGTGGACACTGAGCACGGCCTTCTGGGGCCTCTCCCTGCTGCTGGGCATCGCCAG GTCATTGTGGATGGTCCTGAAACTGAGACAGAGGCTGAGGGACCCCGCGGTGGCCTTTACCAG cCGGCTGCCGCGGAGCAAGAGGAGGGCCTTGGAGGCCCAGGTTCAGTCGGAGGTGCTGACTCTCCTGAGCAACCTGGCCGATCTGGCCAACGCCGTGCACTGGCTGCCTCCGGGCGTCCTGTGGGCCAGCCGCTTCCCCCCGTGGCTGGTGGGCCTCCTGGGCACCGTCTCCTCCCTCCTCAGTGTGTACCAGGCCGTCCGGGCTGGTGACTGGACCGAGGCCACCGCCCCCTGA
- the TEX45 gene encoding testis-expressed protein 45 — protein sequence MPPLEVAPCPPMAMAAVALLPCPMSRLDFLKASHFALGPDPRLHVDAMQPTSHRDFPAYPGVTRALSCQEPPVRSFFRQDTRAAGAKLQSEAHCAFAPPAPQPSAPSGTRERTLATPATNLRVYAPARSRTGLSTARADFGWPELPARAREQIRGARLIFDRDSVPPGDRAKLRIPPTTYRALFPPHDACPRPRAPCSHFGGNNALQWDHRRQDDGTSYQRQFQALPGPPASMCKRASSSVELGDSKIGYGPVCSEQKQAYGPQGLPPDRYDKAQASAHIHCVNIRPGDGLFRDRTTEAEHFYPREPERFVLHHDQTPASHILEGNRCPGPGSLTTSVHFFHGQPLPVNKPPSCHLPHEKLQSHVGLGESSLLGQFFQTSTGTDYCSPGTIQKPQRAPTLHLLPSNLPQGTGETDFLTMNQKMLKPHRTAPASVTDEMLQRCKYNHIEPPLGGQRFFSTQYEDEFAFKFQGPAVLRSANLQDSHVPLGSPRQWVCGAGKVDPQTPQPPTYPCPSQQ from the exons ATGCCACCCCTTGAG GTGGCGCCTTGTCCCCCGATGGCGATGGCCGCGGTCGCCCTCCTGCCATGCCCGATGTCCCGGCTGGACTTCCTCAAGGCCTCGCACTTTGCACTAGGGCCGGATCCGCGGCTGCACGTGGACGCCATGCAACCCACGTCGCACCGGGACTTCCCGGCCTACCCGGGCGTCACCCGCGCGCTGTCGTGCCAGGAGCCGCCCGTCAGGTCCTTCTTCCGACAGGACACGCGCGCCGCAGGCGCGAAGCTCCAGTCGGAGGCGCACTGCGCGTTCGCGCCCCCGGCGCCGCAGCCGTCCGCGCCGTCGGGGACGCGGGAGCGCACCCTCGCCACGCCGGCCACCAACTTGCGCGTGTACGCGCCCGCGCGCTCCCGTACCGGCCTCTCCACCGCGCGCGCGGACTTTGGCTGGCCGGAGCTGCCGGCGCGCGCCAGAGAGCAGATCCGCGGCGCGCGCCTCATCTTCGACCGCGACTCGGTGCCTCCCGGCGACCGAGCCAAGCTGCGCATCCCGCCCACCACCTACCGGGCGCTTTTCCCGCCCCACGACGCGTGCCCGCGGCCCCGCGCGCCCTGCAGCCACTTCG GGGGCAACAACGCACTCCAGTGGGACCACAGGAGACAGGACGATGGGACCTCCTACCAGAGACAGTTTCAGGCCCTGCCAGGCCCACCTGCCTCGATGTGTAAGAGG GCCTCCTCCAGTGTGGAGCTGGGAGACTCCAAGATTGGCTATGGGCCCGTGTGCTCCGAGCAGAAACAAGCCTACGGGCCCCAGGGTCTGCCCCCAGACAG GTATGACAAGGCCCAGGCCTCGGCCCACATCCACTGTGTGAATATTCGTCCTGGAGATGGGCTCTTCCGTGACAGGACCACCGAGGCTGAACACTTCTACCCCCGAGAGCCAG AACGTTTTGTTCTTCACCACGACCAGACTCCGGCATCGCACATCCTGGAAGGAAATCGGTGCCCCGGCCCGGGCAGCCTCACCACCTCCGTGCACTTCTTCCACGGCCAG CCACTGCCCGTGAAcaagccacccagctgccaccTGCCTCACGAGAAACTGCAGAGTCACGTGGGCCTAGGGGAGTCCTCGCTGCTCGGACAGTTCTTCCAGACCTCCACTGGCACAGACTACTGCTCCCCGGGCACCATCCAGAAGCCGCAGAGAGCGCCCACTCTCCACTTGCTGCCTAGCAACCTGCCCCAGGGCACCGGCG AAACAGATTTTTTGACCATGAACCAGAAGATGCTGAAGCCGCATAGAACAGCTCCCGCCTCCGTGACTGACGAGATGCTacagagg TGCAAGTATAACCACATTGAGCCCCCGCTGGGTGGACAGCGCTTCTTCTCAACCCAATACGAGGATGAGTTTGCCTTCAAGTTCCAAGGCCCAGCGGTGCTGAGATCGGCCAACCTCCAGGACAGCCATGTGCCTCTGGGCTCCCCCCGCCAGTGGGTCTGTGGGGCTGGGAAGGTAGACCCTCAGACCCCCCAGCCCCCTACTTATCCATGCCCTAGCCAGCAATAA